In the genome of Desulfofarcimen acetoxidans DSM 771, one region contains:
- a CDS encoding CapA family protein yields MKIKLLVFFVILIASIIFFPISLHIFNTDNISVLTEQKNAAINNTVTVKLTSIGDFLMHLPIIKSAYDNNTKAYNFQPVFAPVEEYLQDSDLTIGNLETRLAGPEKGYSGYPLFNCPADLAVDLKKLGIDIITLANNHCLDMGWNGLITTMNNLEQAGMQYIGNARSPEERDNLLIKDIKGIKLGFLNYTETTNGLPVPEGKDFGVNLINLDIIKKDIASLISNRADIVIVYLHFGTEYKRYPTENQKKLARQVFDAGADIILGDHVHVLQPMEREGEKFIIYSLGNFISNQRWQYSDSGIILNLTFEKNLEQNKTHLKNIDYIPVWVDTYPAAGMLRYRVLAVEKAIADYQNGNDPLLTAEDYTRLKEVWEETTTLMSRPEQNIMPVMLLKNPERA; encoded by the coding sequence TTGAAAATAAAGCTGCTGGTATTTTTTGTTATATTAATTGCATCAATTATATTTTTTCCTATTTCACTACATATATTTAACACTGATAATATTTCAGTACTAACTGAACAAAAAAACGCTGCTATAAATAATACTGTAACGGTTAAATTAACTTCTATCGGCGATTTCTTAATGCATTTGCCTATTATTAAATCTGCCTATGACAACAATACAAAAGCTTATAACTTTCAACCTGTTTTTGCACCGGTAGAAGAATACTTGCAGGACTCTGACCTGACCATTGGGAATTTAGAAACTAGACTGGCGGGTCCGGAAAAAGGATATTCGGGCTACCCTCTCTTCAACTGCCCGGCGGATTTAGCTGTAGATTTGAAGAAGCTCGGTATAGACATTATTACTCTGGCCAACAACCATTGCCTGGACATGGGTTGGAATGGTCTTATAACCACCATGAATAACCTGGAACAGGCTGGCATGCAATATATCGGCAACGCGCGCAGCCCTGAGGAAAGAGATAACTTATTAATTAAAGACATCAAAGGCATAAAACTAGGTTTTCTGAACTATACCGAAACAACTAACGGCTTGCCCGTTCCGGAGGGTAAGGACTTTGGCGTAAACTTGATTAATTTGGACATTATAAAAAAAGATATCGCCAGTCTGATAAGCAACCGAGCAGACATAGTTATCGTATACTTGCACTTCGGAACTGAATACAAGCGTTACCCCACAGAAAATCAAAAAAAATTGGCCCGGCAAGTTTTTGATGCCGGAGCCGACATCATCCTGGGAGATCACGTGCATGTGCTGCAGCCGATGGAAAGGGAAGGAGAAAAGTTCATTATATATTCGCTGGGCAACTTCATTTCCAACCAGCGCTGGCAGTATTCTGACTCGGGTATAATTTTAAACCTCACCTTTGAAAAGAATCTTGAGCAAAATAAAACCCATCTCAAAAATATAGATTACATCCCTGTTTGGGTGGATACTTATCCTGCCGCCGGTATGCTGCGCTACAGGGTTCTTGCGGTAGAAAAAGCTATAGCCGATTATCAAAACGGCAACGATCCTTTATTAACAGCTGAAGATTATACCAGATTGAAGGAAGTCTGGGAAGAAACAACTACACTTATGAGCAGGCCAGAACAAAATATTATGCCTGTTATGCTGCTAAAAAACCCTGAACGGGCGTAA
- a CDS encoding CotS family spore coat protein: MQENLLEIAKQVILDYDIKPSVVELFQYGSIKTVWKLYDSSGLYCLKRMRYDIEKCLFSVNAQKYMLEKGANLPDIVDNIHGSSCTKYKGQTFVLYKWLAGRQLKFEKKRDLKLLVKGLARFHLASAGYTAGSEILISSKLGRWPHQYSSMRDRLIRWKETARGKSRNKLGRIYLEQADFFISLADKALELLEKSGYSQWVNELQLRKTLCHQDYGESNTLWTGKQLVVLDLDGVAYDLPVRDLRKLIFKVMLLRKGWHEDTWRKILTWYEAENPFTEEQRRILLIDLLFPHEFHNTAKNPFHKGKESSANKLALVSSWEQQKAAFLKKLL; this comes from the coding sequence ATGCAGGAAAATTTGCTCGAAATAGCTAAACAGGTGATTTTAGACTATGACATTAAGCCTTCTGTAGTGGAATTATTTCAGTACGGCAGCATTAAGACGGTTTGGAAGCTATATGATTCCAGTGGTTTATATTGTCTTAAGAGAATGAGATATGATATTGAAAAATGTCTTTTTTCTGTCAACGCACAGAAATATATGCTGGAAAAAGGAGCTAATCTGCCTGATATTGTTGATAATATCCACGGGAGCAGTTGTACGAAATATAAAGGTCAGACCTTTGTTTTATATAAGTGGTTGGCGGGCAGGCAGCTTAAGTTTGAAAAGAAAAGGGACTTGAAACTCCTGGTTAAAGGACTGGCCAGGTTTCACCTGGCTTCTGCCGGTTATACTGCTGGCTCTGAAATATTAATCTCAAGTAAACTGGGCAGGTGGCCGCACCAATACAGTTCTATGCGTGATAGATTGATTAGGTGGAAAGAAACAGCGAGAGGTAAATCCCGGAATAAATTAGGGCGTATTTATTTGGAACAGGCCGACTTTTTTATCAGCTTGGCCGATAAGGCATTGGAGCTGCTTGAAAAATCAGGTTACAGCCAATGGGTGAATGAACTTCAATTAAGAAAAACTCTATGTCATCAGGATTATGGTGAAAGCAATACCTTGTGGACCGGCAAGCAGTTGGTGGTTTTAGATTTAGACGGTGTCGCTTATGACCTGCCGGTCCGCGATTTGAGAAAGCTGATATTCAAGGTTATGCTGCTGAGAAAAGGTTGGCACGAAGATACCTGGCGAAAGATCTTGACCTGGTATGAAGCTGAAAATCCTTTTACAGAAGAGCAGCGAAGGATTTTATTAATCGATTTGCTTTTCCCGCATGAATTTCATAATACCGCTAAAAATCCTTTTCATAAGGGCAAAGAATCCAGTGCCAATAAATTGGCTTTAGTTTCCTCATGGGAGCAGCAAAAAGCGGCATTTTTGAAAAAATTGCTCTAA
- a CDS encoding STAS domain-containing protein, producing the protein MVKVTEENEEVVVKGIIINHHFRTLRDFLENYSMTHNRIILNLKDLELIDDNGAKELMALAGNLIKKGKHFAITKMSDKVMSKFYQLGAKVWLSKNLLSKVG; encoded by the coding sequence ATGGTAAAAGTAACGGAAGAAAATGAGGAAGTTGTGGTTAAGGGTATTATTATTAATCACCACTTTCGAACATTGAGAGATTTTCTGGAGAATTATTCGATGACTCATAATCGGATTATCCTTAATCTAAAAGATTTGGAATTGATAGATGATAATGGTGCCAAAGAGTTAATGGCTTTAGCCGGTAATTTAATAAAAAAAGGCAAGCACTTTGCTATTACCAAGATGTCGGATAAGGTAATGAGTAAATTTTACCAATTAGGTGCCAAGGTTTGGTTGAGTAAGAATCTTTTAAGTAAAGTTGGTTAA
- a CDS encoding CotS family spore coat protein, translating into MSDVKSLRQVLAEYGLDNAKCSLLSDKGKKSVWKIETSNGYAVLKKMPGSPSRTSWLARAVDHLGRSGVNLAPLIPSLKGSLSVTADQSGFILYRWLSGRQPEFNRDLDAILESMACFHRGGKGFQLSPEEHMRSHLGKWQDDYAKKRIILTQIRDEKCHIMFDKFSRQVFKYINHFIDKIVRMEKQLKASCYKEWVNRLGVNTCFCHQDFSPKNLRWHEGKVYIFDYDSLTLDIPARDIRKLINKLMKKKSLDKILLNNIYQLYNKYNQITESEWRVVLTDLLFPHLFYGIVTKYYFKRAQDWSKEKYIKKLESMINVELEKDIVLSGLI; encoded by the coding sequence ATGAGTGATGTCAAATCGTTAAGACAAGTGCTGGCCGAGTACGGTTTGGATAATGCGAAGTGCAGCCTTTTAAGTGATAAAGGTAAGAAATCAGTCTGGAAGATTGAGACTAGTAATGGTTATGCTGTCTTAAAAAAGATGCCCGGTTCACCTTCGAGAACGTCCTGGTTGGCCCGTGCAGTTGATCATTTGGGGCGCTCGGGTGTTAATCTTGCCCCGTTAATTCCATCCTTGAAGGGCAGTCTCTCTGTTACTGCAGATCAGTCCGGTTTTATTTTATACCGCTGGTTGAGCGGCAGGCAGCCTGAATTTAACCGTGATCTTGATGCTATACTGGAGTCTATGGCTTGCTTTCACCGGGGAGGGAAAGGTTTTCAATTAAGTCCTGAAGAGCATATGCGTTCGCATCTGGGCAAATGGCAGGATGACTACGCAAAGAAGAGGATAATCTTAACACAGATAAGGGATGAAAAATGCCATATAATGTTTGATAAATTTTCCCGACAGGTGTTTAAATACATTAATCACTTTATTGACAAAATTGTCCGAATGGAAAAGCAGCTTAAAGCATCCTGTTACAAGGAATGGGTTAACCGACTGGGCGTGAATACATGTTTCTGCCACCAGGATTTTTCTCCGAAAAACCTGCGTTGGCATGAGGGTAAAGTTTATATATTCGATTATGATTCTCTTACTCTGGATATACCGGCCAGGGATATTCGTAAGTTAATTAATAAGCTGATGAAGAAAAAGTCTCTCGACAAGATACTGCTTAATAATATTTACCAACTCTACAACAAGTATAATCAAATAACTGAAAGTGAGTGGCGTGTTGTCTTAACTGATTTGCTGTTTCCACATCTGTTTTATGGTATTGTTACCAAGTATTATTTTAAACGTGCACAGGATTGGTCAAAAGAAAAATATATCAAAAAGTTAGAGAGTATGATCAATGTTGAGCTGGAAAAAGATATTGTTCTGTCCGGCCTAATTTGA
- a CDS encoding glycosyltransferase family 4 protein, protein MILRIALISSEKLPVPPVRGGAIQQYIEGILPYLREKHEITVYCISDLSLKNYEIVDGVTYIRLPARSKDEYFNLVTRLLAEFNYDIVHVFNRPRPIKKYWQSAPDSKYIISVHNEMFASKKISKNDAKECIEQVSAIVTISDFIQRGILKKYPQAEGKIRTIYSGVNLQQYQPVWSPAAQEIRKRIKSEYGINNARIILYVSRFSPKKGSHLVLQAMEEVIKENRQTVLLVVGSKWYGTDRVDDYVSYIYSLAKKIQGHIVFTGFVPPADIHKYYACGDIFVCASQWEEPLARVHYEAMAAGLPVITTNRGGNPEVVKGYRNGLVLSDYDSPEQFAAAINFLLKRPELARELGLNGRCLAEARFGYSRVAEDVLKLYEEM, encoded by the coding sequence TTGATTTTGCGCATTGCTTTAATATCAAGTGAGAAATTACCCGTGCCGCCTGTCCGGGGAGGGGCTATTCAACAGTACATTGAAGGTATATTACCTTATTTACGCGAAAAGCATGAGATTACTGTATATTGCATCAGTGACCTGTCCTTAAAAAACTATGAGATTGTTGATGGGGTTACCTATATTAGGTTGCCGGCCAGAAGTAAGGATGAGTATTTTAATTTGGTAACTCGCTTGCTGGCAGAGTTTAATTACGATATTGTGCATGTATTTAACAGGCCAAGGCCAATAAAAAAGTACTGGCAGTCAGCACCTGACAGTAAATATATAATCAGTGTGCATAATGAAATGTTTGCCAGTAAGAAGATTTCAAAGAACGATGCCAAAGAGTGTATTGAGCAGGTTAGTGCTATTGTTACAATAAGTGATTTTATACAAAGGGGTATTTTAAAAAAATATCCCCAGGCAGAAGGAAAAATCCGTACAATTTACTCAGGTGTTAACTTGCAGCAGTATCAGCCTGTTTGGTCACCGGCGGCTCAAGAAATAAGAAAGCGGATTAAAAGTGAATATGGTATAAATAATGCCAGAATAATTCTATACGTAAGCCGTTTTTCACCCAAGAAAGGTTCACATCTGGTGCTGCAGGCTATGGAAGAAGTTATTAAAGAGAACAGACAGACTGTATTGCTGGTAGTTGGCAGCAAGTGGTATGGCACGGACCGGGTTGATGATTATGTTTCCTACATTTACAGTTTGGCTAAGAAAATTCAGGGTCATATTGTTTTTACCGGCTTTGTTCCTCCGGCGGATATTCATAAGTACTATGCCTGCGGGGACATCTTTGTCTGTGCATCTCAATGGGAAGAACCCCTGGCCAGAGTTCATTATGAAGCAATGGCAGCCGGGTTGCCTGTTATTACCACCAACCGGGGCGGCAATCCGGAAGTTGTCAAAGGTTACCGAAACGGTTTAGTGCTGTCGGATTATGATAGTCCCGAGCAATTTGCGGCAGCGATTAATTTTTTATTGAAGAGGCCGGAGCTGGCCAGAGAGTTAGGACTAAACGGCAGGTGCCTGGCAGAAGCTCGCTTTGGTTATTCCCGGGTGGCTGAAGATGTTTTAAAACTGTACGAGGAGATGTAA
- the ileS gene encoding isoleucine--tRNA ligase produces MDYGKTINLPQTDFPMRANLPNREPEILKYWTEKNIYRAVQEKNEGKPKFILHDGPPYANGDIHLGHTLNKILKDIIVKYKSMTGYDAPYVPGWDTHGLPIEQQAIKALGINRHEVDTVVFRNKCKEYALKFVGIQKEEFIRLGVRADWDRSYVTLMPHFEARQIGVFGEMAKRGYIYKGLKPVYWCASCETALAEAEVEYQDKKSPSIYVRFPVADSKGLFPSENTYLVIWTTTPWTIPGNVAISLHPEYFYVLVQIGEVKYIVAKELLASFLELLGAQGTVLQEFAGAELERVVCRHPLLDRDSLVILGEHVTLEQGTGCVHTAPGHGQEDFEAAKKYGLPVISPVNGKGVFTDEGGIFSGQFYLKANQSVLDALTERGHLLFQAEIDHQYPHCWRCKSSIFFRATEQWFASIEGFRRQALEEIRKVQWVPAWGEERIYGMVENRGDWCISRQRTWGVPIPIFYCSKCGKALINDRTIKHLQGLFKEHGSDVWFARQTADLLPPDIACPECSAADFTKETDIMDVWFDSGSSHLAVLDEKTVWPELSWPADLYLEGSDQHRGWFNSSLSTSVAVTGRAPYRAVLTHGFLVDEKGRKMSKSLGNVVDPLKVIQQLGADILRLWVSSADYKSDLAVSQNILKQLSEAYRKIRNTCRFLLSNIYDFDPSADQVAYEKMVELDRWALLKLHRLIEKVLNAYHDYEFHVVYHAIHNFCTVDMSNRYLDIIKDRLYTSPAESPDRRAAQTVLYLILDALVRLLTPVLAFTSEEIWKHMPRVESRPESVQLADMPVVNEAYLDLELEDKWQRIMAVRNEVIRILEGARQEKVIGNSLEAQVDLYCEKELHDFLEPLKDDLAAIFIVSVARLSNAGSEVPVHAVGSEIVSGLHVAVSRAPGGKCERCWMYHIAVGNDLEHPSLCPRCAGVLKK; encoded by the coding sequence TTGGATTACGGAAAGACAATTAATTTGCCCCAGACTGATTTTCCCATGCGAGCAAATCTACCCAACAGGGAACCGGAAATTCTGAAGTACTGGACAGAGAAAAACATCTACCGGGCGGTACAGGAAAAGAATGAGGGCAAACCCAAATTTATACTGCATGACGGTCCCCCTTATGCCAATGGTGATATTCACCTGGGACACACATTAAATAAAATCTTAAAAGATATTATTGTTAAATATAAGTCGATGACAGGTTATGATGCTCCCTATGTGCCGGGCTGGGATACACATGGTTTGCCTATCGAGCAGCAGGCGATTAAAGCTCTGGGCATTAACAGGCATGAAGTGGATACGGTAGTTTTTCGCAATAAATGCAAGGAGTATGCTCTTAAATTCGTTGGAATTCAAAAGGAAGAGTTTATTCGCCTGGGTGTCAGGGCTGATTGGGATCGTTCTTATGTAACCTTGATGCCTCATTTTGAGGCCAGACAGATTGGCGTGTTCGGTGAAATGGCCAAACGGGGGTATATTTATAAAGGTCTTAAGCCGGTTTATTGGTGCGCCTCCTGTGAAACGGCATTGGCTGAGGCAGAGGTTGAATATCAGGATAAAAAATCCCCGTCTATTTATGTGCGCTTTCCGGTAGCGGACAGCAAGGGGTTATTTCCCTCCGAGAATACCTATCTGGTTATCTGGACAACCACGCCATGGACTATTCCCGGTAACGTGGCAATTTCCCTGCACCCCGAATATTTCTACGTGTTGGTGCAGATAGGGGAAGTAAAATATATAGTAGCTAAAGAATTACTGGCTTCTTTTTTAGAATTGCTAGGTGCTCAAGGGACTGTGTTACAGGAGTTTGCCGGTGCTGAACTGGAGAGAGTGGTATGCCGACATCCTTTGCTGGATAGAGATTCACTGGTTATCTTGGGTGAACACGTAACCTTGGAGCAAGGTACAGGTTGCGTCCATACAGCACCGGGACACGGTCAGGAAGACTTTGAAGCAGCAAAAAAATATGGTTTGCCGGTCATTTCGCCTGTTAATGGAAAAGGAGTCTTTACTGACGAGGGTGGTATTTTCAGCGGCCAGTTTTATCTCAAGGCTAATCAAAGCGTTCTGGATGCGCTTACTGAGAGAGGTCATTTGCTGTTTCAGGCTGAAATCGATCACCAGTACCCTCATTGCTGGCGCTGCAAGAGTTCAATTTTCTTTCGGGCTACTGAGCAGTGGTTTGCTTCTATTGAAGGTTTTCGGCGCCAGGCATTGGAGGAAATTAGGAAGGTTCAGTGGGTTCCTGCCTGGGGCGAAGAGAGAATTTACGGTATGGTAGAGAACCGGGGAGATTGGTGTATTTCACGACAGCGTACCTGGGGTGTGCCCATTCCTATTTTCTATTGCAGCAAGTGCGGTAAAGCTTTGATTAATGACCGGACAATTAAGCACCTACAGGGGCTGTTCAAAGAGCACGGTTCTGATGTTTGGTTTGCCAGGCAAACCGCTGATTTGCTTCCCCCGGACATTGCCTGTCCAGAGTGTTCAGCCGCTGATTTTACTAAAGAAACCGATATTATGGATGTATGGTTTGATTCCGGTTCCAGTCACCTGGCTGTATTGGATGAGAAAACAGTTTGGCCCGAATTGAGTTGGCCGGCGGATCTTTATTTGGAAGGCAGTGACCAGCACAGGGGTTGGTTTAACTCTTCCCTGTCAACTTCTGTGGCTGTAACAGGCCGGGCACCTTACCGGGCTGTATTGACTCACGGTTTTTTGGTGGACGAAAAAGGACGTAAAATGTCCAAATCACTGGGCAACGTGGTCGATCCTCTTAAAGTTATCCAGCAGCTGGGAGCGGATATTTTAAGGCTCTGGGTTAGTTCAGCGGACTATAAGAGCGACCTGGCTGTATCACAAAACATTTTAAAACAGCTCAGTGAGGCTTACCGTAAAATCAGAAATACCTGTCGTTTCTTATTAAGTAATATTTATGACTTTGACCCGTCTGCGGACCAGGTGGCTTATGAAAAAATGGTTGAGCTGGACCGCTGGGCCCTGCTTAAGCTGCACCGGCTGATCGAGAAGGTGTTGAATGCTTATCATGATTACGAGTTCCATGTTGTCTACCATGCTATCCATAATTTCTGCACGGTGGATATGAGCAATCGCTACCTGGATATTATCAAAGACCGCCTGTACACATCTCCTGCTGAATCGCCGGACCGAAGGGCCGCTCAGACAGTCCTTTATCTCATACTGGATGCTCTGGTCAGACTTCTTACTCCTGTACTGGCCTTTACCAGTGAGGAAATCTGGAAACACATGCCCAGAGTGGAGAGCAGGCCTGAGAGTGTTCAACTGGCGGATATGCCCGTAGTAAATGAAGCTTATTTAGATCTGGAATTAGAGGATAAATGGCAGCGCATCATGGCAGTGCGTAACGAAGTCATCCGTATTTTAGAGGGCGCGCGCCAGGAAAAAGTTATTGGCAACTCCCTGGAGGCACAGGTTGACCTTTATTGCGAAAAAGAGTTACATGATTTTTTAGAACCCTTAAAAGATGATTTAGCCGCTATATTTATTGTATCTGTTGCTCGTTTGAGCAATGCCGGCTCGGAAGTGCCTGTCCATGCTGTTGGCTCGGAAATTGTTTCAGGTTTGCATGTAGCTGTGAGCAGGGCTCCGGGGGGCAAGTGTGAGAGATGCTGGATGTATCATATTGCTGTTGGAAATGACTTGGAGCACCCTTCTCTTTGTCCGAGATGTGCCGGAGTTTTGAAAAAATAA
- a CDS encoding class I SAM-dependent methyltransferase, translating to MLIERKDEIVRLNGHVLTVRVIKDIEAIITDPDDEDKVPLWADIWPAARGMAQYIWEYINFTDKQVLELGAGVGLSGVVAALKGAKLTVTDYNEQALNLTQENLILNGIKDAESFLGDWRSFALEKQFDWIIGSDVLYDPKLNSHILDIIKKNLLPEGKLLFSHPGRLPTYEFIDYIVNEDFQENRMQIPVEIDDPFFPYYNISVHLLSR from the coding sequence TTGTTAATTGAAAGAAAGGATGAAATTGTCAGATTGAATGGTCACGTCCTGACAGTCCGGGTGATTAAAGACATTGAAGCTATAATTACGGACCCGGATGATGAGGATAAGGTCCCTCTTTGGGCTGATATATGGCCAGCAGCCAGAGGTATGGCCCAGTATATTTGGGAGTATATAAATTTTACTGATAAACAGGTGTTAGAGTTAGGTGCCGGGGTGGGACTGAGCGGAGTTGTTGCAGCTTTAAAGGGTGCAAAACTTACGGTAACTGATTATAATGAACAAGCGCTTAATTTGACTCAGGAAAATTTGATTTTAAACGGTATTAAGGATGCAGAAAGTTTTTTAGGCGATTGGAGAAGTTTTGCATTGGAAAAACAATTTGATTGGATTATTGGTTCAGATGTTTTGTATGATCCCAAATTGAATAGTCATATTCTGGACATTATTAAGAAAAATTTGTTGCCGGAAGGAAAGTTGTTATTTTCCCATCCTGGTCGCCTGCCTACTTATGAATTTATAGACTATATAGTCAATGAAGATTTTCAGGAGAACAGAATGCAAATACCTGTGGAAATAGATGATCCGTTTTTTCCCTATTATAATATCTCGGTTCATTTATTGAGTCGATAA
- the pstC gene encoding phosphate ABC transporter permease subunit PstC, with product MNRLHERLVQKIFLLSAVTGIFIIFLILFFIFGEGLPVLQKYGLTHFIFNNTWHPTKNEFGLLSMILGSFYVTLGALLLGVPISIGCAIYMAEIAPNWFSKAVRPLIELLAGIPSVVYGFYGLVVIVPLIMNYLGGRGLSMLAASFVLGMMILPTVINVSEDAIRAVPREYREGSCALGAGLWQTIYKVVLPTARPGIIAAVVLGMGRAVGETMAVILVAGNATAIPGSPLGMVRTLTGNIAIEMGYAAGDHAKALFATGIILIIIIMFLNTMISLIPGKAGGK from the coding sequence ATGAATCGACTGCATGAGAGATTAGTTCAAAAAATTTTTTTACTGAGTGCCGTTACCGGCATATTTATTATTTTTTTAATACTATTTTTCATTTTTGGAGAAGGTTTGCCTGTCTTACAAAAATACGGTTTGACTCATTTTATCTTCAACAATACCTGGCATCCCACTAAAAATGAGTTTGGTTTATTGTCCATGATTCTTGGATCTTTTTACGTTACTCTGGGAGCCTTGCTGCTGGGTGTACCGATAAGTATAGGTTGTGCAATTTACATGGCGGAAATTGCTCCTAATTGGTTTTCTAAAGCTGTTCGGCCTTTGATTGAATTGTTGGCCGGTATCCCATCGGTAGTCTATGGATTTTACGGTCTGGTTGTTATTGTGCCGCTGATTATGAATTATTTGGGAGGGCGCGGTTTGAGTATGCTGGCGGCTTCTTTTGTGCTGGGCATGATGATATTGCCGACAGTTATCAATGTTTCGGAGGATGCTATTCGTGCCGTTCCCAGAGAGTACCGCGAAGGCTCGTGTGCATTAGGGGCCGGTCTCTGGCAGACTATCTATAAAGTTGTACTGCCTACGGCTAGACCAGGAATAATTGCGGCTGTGGTGTTAGGTATGGGCAGAGCTGTCGGAGAGACTATGGCTGTTATACTGGTAGCCGGCAATGCTACGGCTATACCGGGTTCGCCTTTGGGTATGGTGCGAACACTAACAGGCAATATAGCTATTGAAATGGGTTACGCTGCCGGGGATCATGCCAAGGCTTTATTTGCTACCGGCATTATACTTATAATTATAATTATGTTTTTGAACACTATGATTTCTTTAATTCCAGGTAAGGCAGGGGGCAAATAA
- the pstA gene encoding phosphate ABC transporter permease PstA, translating into MRRPVYIQEKIARLLLFISVLLTLGVLSAIIFHIFYHGVSGLSWEFLTQTPRNMGRDGGVFPAIVGTVYVVLIAVLVAAPVGVFAAVHLAEYSRMGIWVGVIRYAVNTLAAIPSIVFGLFGFTFLVIYLKLGWSVLSGGLTLAMMILPTIMRTTEESIKTVPDAYREGSLALGATKWQTIRLVVLPNALPGILTGIILGIGRSVGETAAVLMTAGSSLQVPQSVFDPVRTLSLHLYLLAFEGISFEKAYATAAVLMIIVFVTNFLISFVIQKMLIKNTRESN; encoded by the coding sequence ATGCGCAGGCCCGTATATATTCAGGAAAAAATAGCCAGGCTGTTATTGTTTATCTCAGTATTGTTAACACTGGGTGTTCTAAGCGCAATAATTTTTCATATTTTTTATCATGGAGTGAGTGGTCTTAGCTGGGAGTTTTTAACCCAAACCCCTAGAAATATGGGAAGGGACGGAGGAGTTTTTCCAGCTATTGTGGGAACAGTCTATGTTGTTCTTATTGCAGTGTTGGTTGCTGCACCGGTCGGAGTGTTTGCTGCTGTTCACCTGGCGGAATACTCAAGAATGGGAATTTGGGTAGGCGTAATCAGATATGCGGTTAATACTTTGGCAGCCATACCGTCAATTGTTTTTGGCTTATTTGGTTTTACCTTCCTTGTAATTTATTTAAAGCTTGGCTGGAGCGTGTTATCCGGCGGCCTAACTTTAGCCATGATGATTTTACCCACTATTATGAGAACGACAGAGGAATCAATTAAAACAGTACCTGATGCTTATCGAGAAGGGAGTCTGGCGCTGGGTGCTACGAAGTGGCAAACTATTCGTTTGGTGGTATTGCCAAACGCGCTGCCGGGAATATTAACCGGTATAATACTTGGTATCGGAAGATCTGTCGGGGAAACAGCGGCAGTTCTTATGACTGCCGGTAGTTCCCTGCAGGTACCTCAATCCGTTTTCGATCCGGTTAGAACGCTTTCTTTGCATTTGTATTTGCTGGCCTTTGAGGGCATCTCTTTTGAAAAGGCTTATGCCACTGCTGCAGTATTAATGATTATTGTTTTTGTTACTAATTTCCTAATTAGTTTTGTTATACAAAAAATGCTGATCAAAAATACAAGGGAATCTAATTAA